In Oceaniferula marina, the following proteins share a genomic window:
- a CDS encoding cadherin domain-containing protein: protein MMGSSVLTLGGTDVDAGDSLTYALVSGSGFAVNSNTGEITTTAELDYEASMQHVLTLSVTDAGGLSDTATVTVDVSNVNEAPELTDANVSLAEDAVIGSSVLTLGGTDVDAGDSLTYALVSGSGFAVNSNTGEITTTAELDYEASMQHVLTLSVTDAGGLSDTATVTVDVSNVNEAPELTDANVSLAEDVMIGSSVLTLGGTDVDAGDSLTYALVSGSGFAVNSNTGEMTTTAGLDYEASTQHVLTLSVTDAGGLSDTATVTVDVSNVNEAPELTDANVSLAEDAVIGSSVLTLAGSDPDAGDSLSYAITSGSGFAINSTTGEITTTAELDYETETQHALTVSVTDLGGLNDIATVTINIADVIEMPEIATGAASNLAMESADVAYTLNDDGGESTSVTLYYGETDGGTSAAAWTGSLSLGSQTEGGYMANLTGLVENTMYYYAVSASNSAGEAWGGSGSFTTLADTSPKLVRTTVNNVSSSNWTTVDLGKNYTSAVIVATPIYPDSNRPPVVTRIKNVSGSSFDLKLDRCDGLTSEVNLDVSIIAVEEGVYTQALDGVTMEAVKFTSTVTARKNNWNAEAQSFQNSYTSPVVVGQVMSANDSHWSVFWSMGGSRTTPVNAGSLSLGKHVGEDSNTTRADETIGYIVIESGTGTINGIAYEAGLGSDIVEGVGETSTGWSYSLSGHLSTTTAVALSQSAMDGNDGSWAVLYGNSAFGPTSLTTAVDEDVIGDSERNHGTEQIGYIVFE from the coding sequence ATGATGGGATCGAGTGTGCTGACGCTTGGCGGCACCGATGTGGATGCCGGAGACAGCCTGACATACGCTCTGGTTTCTGGAAGTGGTTTTGCCGTCAACAGCAACACCGGTGAGATCACCACCACCGCAGAGCTCGATTATGAAGCCTCCATGCAACATGTGCTCACTCTGAGTGTGACCGATGCCGGTGGCCTAAGTGACACCGCGACGGTGACGGTTGATGTGAGTAATGTGAACGAAGCACCCGAGCTTACCGATGCCAACGTTAGCCTCGCTGAAGATGCGGTGATTGGATCGAGTGTGCTGACGCTTGGCGGCACCGATGTGGATGCCGGAGACAGCCTGACATACGCTCTGGTTTCTGGAAGTGGTTTTGCCGTCAACAGCAACACCGGTGAGATCACCACCACCGCAGAGCTCGATTATGAAGCCTCCATGCAACATGTGCTCACTCTGAGTGTGACCGATGCCGGTGGCCTAAGTGACACCGCGACGGTGACGGTTGATGTGAGTAATGTGAACGAAGCACCCGAGCTTACCGATGCCAACGTTAGCCTTGCTGAAGATGTGATGATTGGATCGAGTGTGCTGACGCTTGGCGGCACCGATGTGGATGCCGGAGACAGCCTGACATACGCTCTGGTTTCTGGAAGTGGTTTTGCCGTCAACAGTAACACCGGTGAAATGACCACGACGGCTGGGCTTGATTATGAAGCCTCCACGCAACATGTGCTCACTCTGAGTGTGACCGATGCCGGTGGCTTAAGTGACACCGCGACGGTGACGGTTGACGTGAGCAACGTGAACGAAGCACCCGAGCTTACCGATGCCAACGTTAGCCTCGCTGAAGATGCGGTGATTGGATCGAGTGTGCTGACCCTTGCCGGTTCCGATCCTGATGCCGGGGATTCGTTGAGTTACGCGATTACAAGCGGCAGTGGCTTTGCGATCAATAGCACCACCGGTGAGATCACCACCACCGCAGAGCTCGATTACGAGACGGAGACGCAACATGCGTTAACGGTCAGCGTCACGGACCTTGGAGGCCTGAATGATATCGCGACGGTGACGATCAATATTGCTGATGTCATTGAGATGCCAGAGATAGCCACAGGGGCAGCATCGAATCTGGCAATGGAGTCGGCAGATGTTGCTTATACCTTGAATGATGATGGCGGTGAGTCGACAAGTGTGACGCTCTATTACGGTGAGACGGACGGCGGAACGAGTGCCGCTGCCTGGACGGGTAGTCTCTCTCTCGGTAGCCAAACCGAGGGGGGGTATATGGCGAACCTTACTGGCTTGGTCGAGAACACGATGTACTATTATGCCGTAAGCGCCTCCAATAGTGCGGGCGAGGCCTGGGGCGGAAGCGGAAGTTTCACCACACTTGCCGACACCTCACCGAAGCTGGTTCGTACGACGGTGAACAACGTCAGCAGTAGCAATTGGACAACGGTTGATCTTGGGAAGAACTACACATCTGCTGTGATTGTTGCCACGCCGATCTATCCGGATAGTAACCGGCCACCGGTTGTGACTCGGATCAAGAACGTCAGTGGGAGTAGCTTTGATTTGAAGCTCGACCGTTGTGATGGCTTGACCTCGGAGGTGAATCTGGATGTTTCGATCATCGCTGTGGAAGAGGGGGTTTACACGCAAGCTCTTGATGGTGTGACGATGGAAGCCGTGAAGTTTACCTCGACGGTGACGGCACGAAAGAACAATTGGAATGCCGAAGCCCAAAGCTTCCAGAATAGTTATACCTCTCCTGTTGTGGTTGGTCAGGTGATGAGTGCCAATGACTCCCATTGGTCGGTTTTCTGGAGCATGGGAGGGAGCCGGACAACACCGGTCAATGCCGGTAGTTTAAGTTTGGGCAAACATGTCGGTGAAGATAGCAATACGACCCGGGCTGATGAGACGATCGGTTATATTGTGATTGAGTCCGGAACTGGCACCATCAATGGCATCGCCTATGAAGCAGGTCTGGGTAGCGACATTGTGGAAGGTGTTGGTGAAACGTCTACCGGGTGGAGCTACAGCCTGAGTGGTCATTTAAGCACTACAACTGCAGTTGCGCTGAGCCAATCGGCGATGGACGGCAATGATGGCAGCTGGGCGGTTCTGTATGGGAACTCAGCATTCGGCCCGACATCGTTGACGACTGCTGTTGATGAGGATGTGATCGGAGACAGTGAGCGGAACCATGGAACCGAGCAGATTGGTTATATTGTGTTTGAATAA
- a CDS encoding GNAT family N-acetyltransferase, translating into MIIREAKISDEAQVRRIHLQAFDSSENELVAGLACDLLHEPTIPETIHLVAKLDHLPVGHVAFSPVWSNNKHQLLGYILAPLAVIPGQHKKGIGSALVHHGIDMLKQRGIGSLIVYGDPNYYGRFGFQEDLAAPYLPPYELEYPNGWQALIFDSDMVPTSAEKIKCVQALEQPELW; encoded by the coding sequence ATGATCATCAGAGAAGCAAAAATATCAGACGAGGCTCAGGTACGCCGAATCCATCTGCAAGCATTTGACAGCAGTGAAAACGAGCTTGTTGCAGGACTTGCATGCGACCTGCTGCATGAACCCACCATCCCTGAAACAATCCACCTTGTTGCCAAACTCGACCACCTCCCGGTCGGGCATGTTGCCTTCAGCCCGGTTTGGTCCAACAACAAGCACCAACTCCTCGGCTATATTCTGGCTCCTCTGGCCGTCATTCCTGGACAACACAAAAAGGGAATCGGTTCAGCACTTGTGCATCATGGGATCGACATGCTGAAGCAACGAGGGATCGGTTCGCTCATCGTCTATGGTGACCCCAATTATTACGGACGGTTCGGCTTCCAAGAAGATTTGGCGGCACCATACCTCCCCCCGTATGAACTTGAATACCCGAACGGTTGGCAGGCCTTGATCTTCGACTCAGATATGGTTCCTACGAGTGCTGAAAAAATCAAATGCGTCCAAGCTCTGGAACAGCCTGAACTCTGGTAA
- a CDS encoding cadherin domain-containing protein has translation MNFDPTQSQSFVILQADTVTGFSADKFTIHVDAESTLATVGGAWSVELQNGNQVALVYQPGAGGNAAPTWVSSEIDLPVAIDGNAYTGSLSTYALDGDGQPLYFTKISGPEWLSVAADGSLSGTPAASDIGLAVFVVSMTDGIEAAVNATLNIEVFSNELAFKSGTLDYGRARIGSDYSDSLVRDVIAPSAYTVNVLSGPAWLSVDPDGSLSGRPTASDAGANSWLVELSDGTNTDTANLTLVVFDALPASLTNASFEDPALATGALSNDINGWYDGVGYTYTQDDSAGADIYPDSPYGDNWVELGRGRWLYQQIGTYEENIDVTVQYLVGAKSGTAATTTYVELYAGGDVGLAADSNVKWGASNPLINTVGATLVASSVGTPAPATTQEVSVTLSTGAGHTPGSPLWLVIYAIDASSRTLIDNVRVSYEAPQVRPLFISNPVALASASEDLAFSGTLVGSASDDNGDSLTFSKVSGPAWLTVANDGMLSGTPLHADIGLNTWVVEVSDDHGGTDRTELQIEVLSTNNSPTAGDATFAVSEDAGVGTSVGVVTASDPDATDSLTYAITSGDSAFAIHPANGEIVVVGVLDYEENAQHLLTVMVTDGEGASGTATVTIDVSDVAGDDSDGDGLDDAWELVHFGGTSAQDATGDADADGFSNETEQALGTNPTDAAEPNRFTDAGATVGNICDPANWSGGVLPGVEAGYITGDAVWWKGEDVNSPGTGSTSAGNNIITGYQLVVTGGTLSRNTSFIPEFTDCIINLQGGNMSNDGPGGRVFRISGSTVITVGAGSLLEADSDNDRIEYQADGVGQAAVIVAGGVVDIGTLSVSSDPVPYAFLELAAGGGSVTTNTIDLNVAGPYINFVTGTTGTLTVNGADSSYYQSLWDNASLRLDSANAVTFAAYFEVSGSTLSLRSAPLSAPVLDDVSLALDENAAAGTELGTLATASSTGVLNWSLTDDAGGLFAIDSATGEITNTAAVDFETVQSYTLIVEVSDESTLADTATITVNVNDVNEAPLVVNSSGSVVENLAAGELVATVSATDPDAGDTLAYAISAGNTSGAFAIDASGAITTTSPLDFESVNHYTLTVAVTDLGGLSRQATVTVSVIDSNEAPALADTNVTLAEDVMMGSSVLTLTGFDPDAGDSLTYALVSGSGFAVNSSTGEMTTTAGLDYEASTQHVLTLSVTDAGGLSDTATVTVDVSNVNEAPELADTNVTLAEDTMMGSSVLTLGGTDVDAGDSLTYALVSGSGFAVNSNTGEMTTTAGLDYEASTQHVLTVSVTDAGGLSDTATVTVDVSNVNEAPELADTNVTLAEDVMIGSSVLTLGGTDVDAGDSLTYALVSGSGFAVNSNTGEMTTTAGLDYETSTQHVLTLSVTDAGGLSDTATVTVDVSNVNEAPELADTNVTLAEDAVIGSSVLTLTGSDPDAGDSLSYALVSGSGFAVNSNTGEITTTAELDYEASMQHVLTLSVTDAGGLSDTATVTVDVXSLPIRMSPSLKIR, from the coding sequence ATGAATTTCGACCCAACGCAAAGCCAAAGTTTTGTTATTTTGCAGGCAGACACAGTCACTGGGTTTTCTGCAGATAAATTTACGATTCACGTGGATGCTGAATCAACGCTGGCAACTGTTGGTGGTGCGTGGTCAGTGGAATTGCAAAATGGCAACCAGGTTGCGCTTGTATACCAACCTGGAGCCGGAGGGAACGCCGCACCAACATGGGTATCATCGGAAATTGATTTACCCGTCGCGATTGATGGCAATGCCTACACAGGGTCTCTCAGCACCTATGCTTTGGATGGAGATGGGCAGCCACTTTATTTTACCAAAATCTCAGGGCCGGAATGGCTATCAGTCGCTGCTGATGGCAGCCTTAGCGGAACACCTGCTGCCAGTGATATAGGCTTGGCTGTCTTTGTGGTGTCGATGACGGATGGCATCGAGGCTGCGGTCAATGCAACCTTGAATATTGAGGTGTTTTCGAACGAACTGGCCTTCAAGTCAGGAACGCTGGATTACGGAAGGGCTCGCATAGGTTCTGATTATTCAGATAGTCTTGTTCGTGATGTGATTGCACCCTCAGCATACACGGTGAATGTGCTCTCAGGGCCGGCTTGGTTGTCGGTGGATCCTGATGGCTCGCTCTCCGGTCGGCCCACAGCATCGGATGCAGGTGCTAACAGCTGGCTGGTGGAGTTGAGTGATGGCACGAATACCGATACGGCAAACCTGACACTTGTTGTCTTTGATGCCTTACCTGCTAGTTTGACCAATGCCAGTTTTGAAGATCCAGCATTGGCCACAGGCGCGTTGAGTAATGACATCAATGGATGGTATGATGGTGTCGGCTATACATATACCCAGGATGATTCGGCTGGAGCTGATATTTATCCGGACTCTCCCTATGGGGATAACTGGGTGGAACTCGGTCGCGGGCGCTGGCTTTATCAGCAGATAGGGACTTATGAAGAAAATATCGATGTGACCGTGCAGTATTTGGTAGGTGCCAAATCCGGAACCGCAGCGACGACGACTTACGTTGAGTTGTATGCCGGGGGTGATGTTGGGCTCGCTGCAGATTCCAATGTGAAGTGGGGGGCGAGCAACCCTCTGATCAATACGGTGGGGGCGACACTTGTAGCCAGTTCGGTTGGAACACCAGCTCCGGCGACGACCCAGGAGGTTTCTGTTACACTAAGTACGGGGGCAGGCCATACTCCGGGTTCTCCACTTTGGTTGGTGATCTATGCTATTGATGCATCTTCCCGCACGCTCATTGACAATGTGCGGGTCAGCTATGAGGCTCCACAGGTGCGCCCACTGTTTATAAGCAATCCGGTTGCTTTGGCTTCAGCCTCGGAGGACTTGGCATTCAGCGGGACGCTCGTTGGCAGTGCCAGCGATGACAATGGGGATAGCCTCACGTTTAGTAAGGTTTCGGGGCCTGCATGGCTCACTGTGGCAAACGATGGAATGCTTTCAGGCACTCCCTTGCATGCTGACATCGGTCTGAATACTTGGGTGGTCGAGGTGTCTGATGATCATGGTGGAACCGACCGAACGGAATTGCAAATCGAGGTGTTGTCCACGAACAATTCACCAACGGCAGGCGATGCGACGTTTGCTGTTTCCGAGGATGCGGGTGTGGGAACCAGCGTCGGTGTGGTGACTGCCAGTGATCCTGATGCGACGGACAGCCTGACGTATGCTATCACATCAGGGGATAGCGCGTTTGCCATTCATCCCGCCAATGGAGAGATTGTGGTGGTCGGAGTTCTTGATTACGAAGAGAATGCTCAGCACCTCCTGACGGTGATGGTTACCGACGGTGAAGGGGCCAGTGGTACGGCGACGGTGACGATCGACGTCAGTGACGTGGCGGGGGATGATTCCGATGGTGACGGGCTTGATGATGCCTGGGAGCTGGTTCACTTCGGCGGGACCTCCGCGCAGGATGCTACGGGTGATGCCGATGCCGATGGATTCTCCAACGAAACGGAACAAGCGCTGGGCACCAACCCAACGGATGCGGCCGAGCCCAATCGTTTCACCGACGCCGGAGCGACGGTCGGCAACATCTGCGATCCTGCCAATTGGTCGGGAGGAGTCTTGCCGGGTGTTGAGGCTGGCTACATCACTGGGGATGCAGTGTGGTGGAAAGGTGAGGATGTGAATAGCCCGGGCACCGGGAGCACGTCAGCGGGGAATAATATCATCACCGGTTATCAGCTGGTGGTCACTGGAGGCACTTTGAGCCGCAATACAAGCTTCATTCCGGAGTTTACCGACTGCATCATCAACTTGCAGGGAGGCAACATGAGCAACGATGGCCCCGGTGGTCGTGTCTTCCGTATTTCCGGAAGCACCGTTATCACGGTCGGCGCAGGCAGCCTGCTCGAAGCGGATTCAGACAACGACAGGATCGAATATCAAGCGGACGGTGTCGGTCAAGCTGCTGTGATTGTGGCTGGAGGAGTGGTGGATATTGGCACGTTGAGCGTGAGTTCTGATCCTGTGCCGTATGCCTTCCTTGAACTTGCTGCAGGTGGTGGCTCGGTCACGACAAATACGATCGACCTCAATGTGGCCGGGCCTTACATTAACTTTGTTACCGGCACGACAGGAACCTTGACGGTGAACGGGGCGGACAGCTCTTATTATCAGTCGCTGTGGGATAACGCTAGCCTGAGGCTCGACTCCGCCAATGCGGTTACTTTTGCTGCTTACTTTGAAGTGAGTGGCTCGACACTCTCGCTTCGTAGCGCACCACTCAGTGCACCAGTGCTTGACGATGTTTCGCTGGCGCTGGACGAAAATGCAGCGGCAGGCACGGAGCTGGGCACGCTGGCGACGGCAAGCAGCACCGGTGTTCTGAACTGGTCGCTGACCGACGATGCAGGTGGCTTGTTCGCTATCGACTCCGCCACTGGTGAAATCACCAATACGGCAGCTGTGGATTTTGAAACGGTGCAGAGCTACACGCTGATTGTCGAGGTCAGCGATGAATCGACTCTGGCTGATACCGCGACGATTACGGTGAATGTCAATGACGTGAATGAGGCTCCTCTTGTTGTCAATTCCAGCGGCTCGGTGGTCGAAAACCTAGCCGCTGGAGAGCTGGTGGCTACGGTGTCCGCCACGGATCCGGATGCGGGCGACACGCTTGCTTATGCGATCTCGGCAGGCAACACTAGCGGAGCTTTTGCCATTGATGCTAGTGGGGCGATTACGACGACCAGTCCGTTGGACTTCGAGTCGGTGAACCATTACACACTCACAGTTGCTGTCACTGACCTGGGGGGGCTTAGTCGTCAGGCGACGGTGACTGTGAGTGTTATTGACTCGAATGAAGCTCCTGCTCTAGCCGATACGAATGTCACCCTCGCTGAAGATGTGATGATGGGATCGAGTGTGCTGACGCTGACTGGTTTCGATCCTGATGCCGGAGACAGCCTGACATACGCCCTGGTTTCTGGAAGTGGTTTTGCCGTCAACAGCAGCACCGGTGAAATGACCACAACCGCTGGGCTTGATTATGAAGCCTCCACGCAACATGTGCTCACTCTGAGTGTGACCGATGCCGGTGGCTTAAGTGACACCGCGACGGTGACGGTTGACGTGAGCAACGTGAACGAAGCACCCGAGCTTGCCGATACGAATGTCACCCTCGCTGAAGATACGATGATGGGATCGAGTGTGCTGACGCTTGGCGGCACCGATGTGGATGCCGGAGACAGCCTGACATACGCTCTGGTTTCTGGAAGTGGTTTTGCCGTTAACAGCAACACCGGTGAAATGACCACAACCGCTGGGCTTGATTATGAAGCCTCCACGCAACATGTGCTCACCGTGAGTGTGACCGATGCCGGTGGCCTAAGTGACACCGCGACGGTGACGGTTGACGTGAGTAATGTGAACGAAGCACCCGAGCTTGCCGATACGAATGTCACCCTCGCTGAAGATGTGATGATTGGATCGAGTGTGCTGACGCTTGGCGGCACCGATGTGGATGCCGGAGACAGCCTGACATACGCTCTGGTTTCTGGAAGTGGTTTTGCCGTCAACAGTAACACCGGTGAAATGACCACGACGGCTGGGCTTGATTATGAAACCTCCACGCAACATGTGCTCACTCTGAGTGTGACCGATGCCGGTGGCTTAAGTGACACCGCGACGGTGACGGTTGACGTGAGTAACGTGAACGAAGCACCCGAGCTTGCCGATACGAATGTCACCCTCGCTGAAGATGCAGTGATTGGATCGAGTGTGCTGACGCTGACTGGTTCCGATCCTGATGCCGGGGATTCGCTGAGTTACGCCCTGGTTTCTGGAAGTGGTTTTGCCGTCAACAGCAACACCGGTGAGATCACCACCACCGCAGAGCTCGATTATGAAGCCTCCATGCAACATGTGCTCACTCTGAGTGTGACCGATGCCGGTGGCCTAAGTGACACCGCGACGGTGACGGTTGACGTGAGNAGCTTGCCGATACGAATGTCACCCTCGCTGAAGATACGATGA